The genomic window GGCGCGGGGCATCCCACAGCGCGGTGATCTGGTTCCGCACCTCCGGGCCGAGGATCGTGCCGATGCGCAGGACCACCTGCCCGAGCGAGGGGGCGGTCCGGCGGTACGACGCGAGCATCTCCTCGACGAGCCGCTTGTGTCGTGAGTAGCTGAACTCCTCGTTGCCGCGGATCGGGTCGTCCTCGGTGAGCCACTCGGCGTTGTCGGGGTGGTACCCGTAGGCCGCGCCCGACGACGAGACCACGATGCGCGTGACGCCGGCGGTGACGGCCGCATCGAGCACGTTGCGGGTGCCGTCGACGTCGACGCGGCGCTCGACGTCCTCGCCGACGGTGCCGGGATTCACGATCGCGGCGAGGTGCACGATCGTGTCGATGCGGTGGCGGGCGAGTACACCGGCGATGCCGGAGGCATCCGTCACGTCGAGCGTCTCGAAGGCGGCGCCTTCGGGCAGCGGCGCGGCCGGTTCGCGGATGTCGCCCGCGACGACGGCCTCGACCGACGGATGCCCCGCGAGCGCGCGAACGGCCGACGACCCGAGGAACCCGGCTCCGCCGGTGACGAGCACGCGCCTCACGCGGCGTCTCCCGAGGCGCCAGACGGCGCGTCCGCCGGGGTCGCTGCGGCCGCGGCATCAGCCCGCTTCGTGCGCCACGCCCAGAGGGAGGCGACGATGAGGCCCGCGATGATGTCCCATACGCCCCACCAGCCGGCCACGACCGCCATGCCGCCGAGCCCGCCGAAGAAGGTGAAGACGAGGCCGAGGCCGAGTCCCGCGTTGCGGATGCCGACCTCGAACGTGAGCGCCTTGCGGTCGCGCGACGGGAGGCCGCCGATGCGCGCCGACGCGTAGCCGAGGCCGAGCGCGACGGCGTCGTGCAGGAACACGACCGACAGCACGATGCCGAGCACGGCGACGAACACGGTCCAGTTGCCGACGAGCGCGGCGACGATGAAGCCGACGAGGGCGATCAGGCTGATCCAGCGGGCGTAGGGCTGCACCTTCGCCGCGAACCGCGGGAACCGGGCGCGCAGGAGGAATCCGACCGCGAACGGCAGGCCGATGATCAGGAGGATCTCGCCCATCATCTGCCAGCCGTTGAGGCTGACCTCCTCGAGGAACTCGCGGCCCGTCGGGTGCAGGCCGCCCCAGAACGCGAGGCTCAGCGGCAGCACGAAGATGTACAGCACGTTCGCGACGGCGGTCATCGACACCGACAGGGCGACGTTGCCGCGCGCCCGATAGGTCAGCACCTGCGAGATGTTCCCGGGCGGGCAGCACGCGACGAGGATCATGCCGAGCGCGATCGAGCCCTGCACCTGGAGCAGCAGGGTGAGTCCGAACGTGACGGCGGGCAGCAGCACGATCTGCGCGATCAAGGCGATCGCCATGGCCTTGGGCGCCTTGGCGACGGCCTTGAAGTCGTCGACCGACGTGTCGAGCGCGATGCCGAACATGATGAGGCCGAGCACGACGTTGAGGATCAGCATGGATCCGGGCGCGAAGCTGACGATGACGTCGTCGACGTTCATGCGCGCACCCCCTCGAGCGCGGTCGGGCGGGGGAGCGAGCGGATGCCGCGCTTGACCTGCCTGCGATAGGCGTCCTTGTTCACGTAGTACGACATGCGGTCCAGCCCCAGGTAGTCGTAGCCTCCGGTGAGGTCGGGCCACGGACCCTGCGCGGTGCGGCGGAACTCGGCG from Agromyces sp. LHK192 includes these protein-coding regions:
- a CDS encoding bile acid:sodium symporter family protein is translated as MNVDDVIVSFAPGSMLILNVVLGLIMFGIALDTSVDDFKAVAKAPKAMAIALIAQIVLLPAVTFGLTLLLQVQGSIALGMILVACCPPGNISQVLTYRARGNVALSVSMTAVANVLYIFVLPLSLAFWGGLHPTGREFLEEVSLNGWQMMGEILLIIGLPFAVGFLLRARFPRFAAKVQPYARWISLIALVGFIVAALVGNWTVFVAVLGIVLSVVFLHDAVALGLGYASARIGGLPSRDRKALTFEVGIRNAGLGLGLVFTFFGGLGGMAVVAGWWGVWDIIAGLIVASLWAWRTKRADAAAAATPADAPSGASGDAA
- a CDS encoding NAD-dependent epimerase/dehydratase family protein; translated protein: MRRVLVTGGAGFLGSSAVRALAGHPSVEAVVAGDIREPAAPLPEGAAFETLDVTDASGIAGVLARHRIDTIVHLAAIVNPGTVGEDVERRVDVDGTRNVLDAAVTAGVTRIVVSSSGAAYGYHPDNAEWLTEDDPIRGNEEFSYSRHKRLVEEMLASYRRTAPSLGQVVLRIGTILGPEVRNQITALWDAPRLLLVRGSDSPFVFVWVDDVVGAIVAGTTGTATGAFNVAGDGRVTVPEIAQRLGKRTIAVPAPVLAGALRVGRALRLTVHGPERVGFLRYRPVLDNTRLKSVLGYTPTMTSREAFEAFATLRYPDA